Proteins encoded together in one Catellatospora citrea window:
- a CDS encoding phosphoribosyltransferase family protein, whose amino-acid sequence MRKDSSPRAFAADLRSLVSWHQRGELWFPEYFHWWRDSSTLAGIGPALADLFRAEHPTVVVGIEAHGILLGPLTALSLEVGFAIVRKGDQPDDSEDRLITRTTPPDYKHRSLNLSIRRSLLRPEDRVVLVDDWIETGSQASAVRSLVDDAGATWLGVAAAVDGATPEVRRQLTVRSLLHERAL is encoded by the coding sequence ATGCGCAAGGACTCGTCACCGCGTGCATTCGCAGCTGACTTACGATCTCTGGTCAGTTGGCACCAGCGTGGCGAACTTTGGTTCCCCGAATACTTCCACTGGTGGCGGGACAGCTCGACCCTGGCTGGGATCGGTCCCGCGCTGGCCGACCTGTTCCGCGCTGAACATCCGACTGTCGTGGTGGGCATCGAGGCACATGGCATCCTTCTCGGCCCCCTGACGGCGCTGTCGTTGGAGGTCGGCTTCGCAATCGTACGCAAGGGTGATCAACCAGATGATTCGGAAGATCGGCTGATCACCCGAACGACGCCGCCGGACTACAAGCACCGCAGTCTGAACCTATCCATCCGACGCAGCCTTCTTCGCCCCGAGGACCGGGTCGTCCTAGTAGACGATTGGATCGAAACAGGAAGCCAGGCCAGCGCGGTCAGATCACTGGTGGATGACGCTGGGGCGACCTGGCTGGGTGTGGCCGCAGCCGTCGACGGGGCCACGCCCGAGGTACGTCGACAGCTCACCGTCCGCTCACTGCTTCATGAGCGCGCGCTCTGA
- a CDS encoding winged helix-turn-helix domain-containing protein — MPIEPHLDRVLRLIRENIAAGTWPPGHKLPTHRQLAEEYGVGMTTIRQAVLLLRTTGELNGHQGVGVFVPDKG; from the coding sequence ATGCCGATAGAGCCGCACCTCGACCGTGTTCTGCGCCTGATCCGCGAAAACATCGCCGCCGGCACCTGGCCGCCTGGGCACAAACTCCCCACGCACCGGCAACTTGCCGAGGAGTACGGCGTGGGGATGACCACGATCCGCCAGGCGGTTCTGCTGCTGCGCACCACGGGGGAGTTGAACGGGCACCAGGGTGTGGGCGTGTTCGTGCCGGACAAGGGTTAG
- the holA gene encoding DNA polymerase III subunit delta, whose protein sequence is MSQVPPPVLTPVVLVLGDEELLVARAIADAAAQARAADPAAEVREVETGAMLVGELAELLSPSLFGGVRVVVLRAAQDAKKDVTAVLLDYAKSPDPDVTLVVAHAGGAKNKALADSLTKAGASVVPAAKLTKHRDRVDFVTGEVRRLGGRCASDAAEALIEAVGNDLRELAAACNQLMADTGGRIDQATVARYYRGKAEVSGFAVADAAVAGDVPAALEALRWARHSGVDPVPIADALADGVRTVARVASAGRGNAYQLASTLGMPAWKIEKAQRQARGWTPDALVLAMRAAADCNAAVKGGEEDRDYALERTIVAFAQAKQAGGGR, encoded by the coding sequence GTGAGCCAGGTTCCGCCCCCCGTCCTGACACCCGTGGTCCTCGTGCTGGGCGACGAGGAACTCCTGGTCGCGCGCGCGATCGCCGACGCGGCCGCACAGGCCCGCGCCGCCGATCCGGCGGCCGAGGTCCGCGAGGTGGAGACGGGCGCGATGCTCGTCGGCGAACTCGCCGAACTGCTCAGCCCGTCGCTGTTCGGCGGCGTACGGGTGGTGGTGCTGCGCGCCGCCCAGGACGCCAAGAAGGACGTCACGGCTGTGCTGCTCGACTACGCGAAGTCACCCGACCCGGACGTGACGCTGGTCGTCGCGCACGCGGGCGGCGCGAAGAACAAGGCGCTGGCCGACTCGCTGACCAAGGCGGGCGCGTCCGTGGTGCCCGCGGCGAAGCTGACCAAGCACCGTGACCGGGTCGACTTCGTCACCGGCGAGGTGCGCCGGCTGGGCGGCCGCTGCGCGTCGGACGCCGCCGAGGCGCTGATCGAGGCCGTGGGCAACGACCTGCGCGAGCTCGCGGCGGCCTGCAACCAGCTGATGGCGGACACCGGCGGCCGGATCGACCAGGCCACGGTGGCCCGCTACTACCGGGGCAAGGCCGAGGTCAGCGGCTTCGCGGTCGCCGACGCGGCGGTCGCCGGGGACGTCCCGGCCGCGCTGGAGGCGCTGCGCTGGGCCCGGCACAGCGGCGTGGACCCGGTGCCGATCGCGGACGCGCTGGCCGACGGCGTGCGCACCGTCGCGCGGGTGGCCTCGGCGGGACGCGGCAACGCGTACCAGCTGGCCTCGACGCTCGGCATGCCCGCCTGGAAGATCGAGAAGGCGCAGCGGCAGGCGCGCGGCTGGACCCCGGACGCGCTGGTGCTCGCGATGCGGGCGGCCGCCGACTGCAATGCCGCCGTGAAGGGCGGCGAGGAGGACCGCGACTACGCGCTCGAACGCACCATCGTGGCGTTCGCGCAGGCCAAACAGGCGGGAGGTGGGCGATGA
- a CDS encoding ComEC/Rec2 family competence protein, producing the protein MEGPDLRLVPFALGCWAASLAALFTGLGVTLALGAAGVLGVVLAFVRDHVARRHLSASARVHGARRHPSAQDRTDGTAARGRWGGGGMSGGWRWIVAGAFLGVVCGAAATGARLAARDAPEVVALVEGRVSATVVLTVRDDPRQAAAVVGRPATWVVAADLEQAGELRAEVGVLVLASGDGWAGLLPGQRVRVPARFGPSRGGDLRAAVLSTERPPELLGQASWAQRAAGGLRAGLRRACAPLDAATGGLLPGLVVGDTSRLDPAVEQSFRDTGMTHLTAVSGSNVAIVTGAVLLLARWTRAGPRLTAVVCAVSVVGFVILARPSPSVLRAAVMGGIALLALASGRSRAALPALSAGAAVLLMADPELAADAGFALSVLATAGLLLLAPPMRDALRRRGIPAGIAEALAVPAAAQLACAPVVAGISGTLSLVAVPANLVAVPAIAPATVTGVAAALLSPVWPAGAEFAAWLGSWPAWWLVAVARVGAEVPAGVLPWPGGPPGALLLAGLTVLLMIGFRRPAVRRLAAVVALASVLGALPVRVLTGGWPPDGWLVVACDVGQGDATVLNAGHGAAVVVDAGPLPRDVDRCLRDLDVDEVPLLLVSHFHVDHIGGLDGVLAGRQVGAIATTPWPEPAAGRAAVARAAAAHRVPVSDAPESGGWTVGDVRLEVLPAPPERGTRSDPNNNSLMLVATVRGVRVLLTGDAETERQQALLAGGVDVSADVLKVAHHGSAYQEPSFLDAVAPRIALVSVGEGNDYGHPSASVLARLTGRGTRVQRTDVSGDLAVVLADGKLSVVLPTRPLE; encoded by the coding sequence ATGGAGGGTCCCGACCTGCGGCTGGTCCCGTTCGCCCTGGGCTGCTGGGCGGCCTCGCTCGCGGCGCTGTTCACCGGGCTGGGCGTCACTCTGGCGCTCGGCGCGGCGGGCGTGCTCGGCGTCGTCCTGGCTTTCGTTCGCGACCACGTCGCGCGCCGTCATCTGTCGGCTTCTGCCCGCGTCCATGGCGCGCGCCGTCACCCATCGGCCCAGGACCGGACCGACGGGACGGCCGCCCGAGGACGGTGGGGCGGGGGCGGGATGTCCGGCGGGTGGCGGTGGATCGTGGCCGGGGCGTTCCTCGGGGTGGTGTGCGGGGCGGCGGCGACCGGGGCGCGGCTGGCGGCGCGGGACGCCCCCGAGGTCGTTGCGCTGGTGGAAGGGCGTGTCTCGGCGACGGTGGTGCTGACCGTGCGCGACGATCCGCGCCAGGCGGCCGCGGTGGTCGGACGGCCCGCGACCTGGGTGGTCGCGGCTGACCTGGAGCAGGCCGGTGAGCTGCGGGCCGAGGTCGGGGTGCTGGTGCTGGCCAGTGGTGACGGCTGGGCCGGGCTGCTGCCGGGCCAGCGGGTTCGGGTGCCCGCGCGGTTCGGCCCGTCGCGCGGCGGTGACCTGCGCGCGGCGGTGCTGTCCACCGAGCGGCCGCCGGAGCTGCTGGGGCAGGCGTCGTGGGCGCAACGCGCGGCAGGCGGCCTGCGGGCCGGGCTGCGCCGGGCCTGCGCGCCGCTGGACGCCGCCACGGGCGGGCTGCTGCCGGGCCTCGTGGTGGGCGACACCAGCCGCCTCGACCCAGCGGTCGAGCAGTCCTTTCGCGACACCGGTATGACTCACTTAACGGCTGTTTCGGGTAGCAACGTGGCAATCGTCACCGGGGCGGTCCTGCTGCTGGCCCGGTGGACCAGGGCCGGGCCGCGGCTGACCGCGGTGGTGTGCGCGGTGTCCGTGGTCGGGTTCGTGATCCTGGCCCGGCCGTCGCCGAGCGTGCTGCGGGCCGCGGTGATGGGCGGGATCGCGCTGCTGGCGCTCGCGTCCGGCAGGTCACGGGCCGCGCTGCCCGCGCTGTCGGCGGGTGCGGCGGTGCTGCTGATGGCCGATCCGGAGCTGGCCGCCGACGCCGGGTTCGCGCTGTCGGTGCTGGCCACGGCCGGGTTGCTGCTGCTGGCACCGCCGATGCGGGACGCGCTGCGCCGCCGGGGGATACCCGCCGGGATCGCCGAGGCGCTGGCCGTGCCCGCCGCCGCGCAACTGGCCTGCGCCCCGGTGGTCGCGGGCATCAGTGGCACGTTGAGCCTGGTCGCCGTACCGGCGAATCTGGTGGCGGTGCCCGCGATCGCGCCCGCGACCGTCACCGGTGTCGCCGCCGCGCTGCTGTCGCCGGTGTGGCCGGCCGGGGCCGAGTTCGCCGCGTGGCTGGGCAGCTGGCCCGCATGGTGGCTGGTCGCCGTCGCGCGGGTGGGCGCCGAGGTGCCCGCGGGAGTACTGCCGTGGCCGGGCGGGCCGCCGGGTGCGTTGCTGTTGGCCGGGCTGACGGTCCTGCTCATGATCGGCTTCCGGCGGCCCGCGGTGCGGCGGCTGGCGGCCGTCGTCGCGCTGGCGAGTGTGCTCGGGGCGCTGCCGGTGCGCGTGCTCACCGGTGGCTGGCCACCCGACGGCTGGCTAGTCGTGGCATGCGACGTCGGGCAGGGCGACGCGACCGTACTCAACGCGGGTCATGGCGCGGCCGTGGTGGTCGACGCCGGTCCGCTGCCCCGTGACGTCGACCGCTGTCTGCGTGACCTGGACGTCGACGAGGTGCCGTTGCTGCTGGTCAGCCACTTCCACGTGGACCACATCGGCGGGCTGGACGGTGTGCTCGCCGGACGCCAGGTCGGAGCGATCGCCACCACACCGTGGCCTGAACCGGCCGCCGGTCGGGCGGCCGTGGCCCGGGCCGCTGCCGCGCACCGGGTGCCGGTGTCCGACGCCCCGGAGTCCGGCGGCTGGACGGTCGGCGACGTACGGCTGGAGGTGCTGCCCGCGCCGCCGGAGCGCGGCACCCGCAGCGATCCGAACAACAACTCCCTGATGCTGGTGGCGACCGTACGCGGGGTGCGGGTGCTGCTGACCGGGGACGCCGAGACGGAACGGCAGCAGGCGCTGCTGGCCGGGGGCGTGGACGTGTCCGCGGACGTCCTGAAGGTCGCCCATCACGGCAGCGCCTACCAGGAACCGTCCTTCCTGGACGCTGTCGCGCCGAGGATCGCGCTGGTCAGCGTGGGAGAGGGCAACGACTACGGGCATCCGAGCGCGTCCGTGCTGGCGCGGCTCACCGGGCGCGGCACGCGGGTGCAGCGCACCGACGTCAGCGGCGACCTGGCGGTGGTGCTCGCCGACGGGAAGCTTTCCGTCGTGCTCCCGACGCGCCCGTTGGAGTGA
- a CDS encoding NUDIX hydrolase: protein MTFAGHCFRCGAALVAAPPSVCRTCGYEHYLNARPTASLIVLDGAGRFLALRRARPPREGLWETPGGFCDGWEEPADAARREAREELGVDVELGPFVGMYVGDYEFQGERLPVLDCFFLATLPDGAPLRLDPDESSEATWLPLADPPPMAFATMDRALRDAATLTR, encoded by the coding sequence GTGACCTTCGCGGGACACTGTTTCCGGTGCGGCGCGGCCCTGGTGGCCGCGCCGCCCTCCGTCTGCCGGACCTGTGGGTACGAGCACTACCTCAACGCCCGCCCGACGGCCAGCCTGATCGTGCTGGACGGCGCCGGCCGGTTCCTGGCGCTGCGCCGGGCCCGGCCGCCCCGCGAGGGCCTGTGGGAGACGCCCGGCGGGTTCTGCGACGGCTGGGAGGAGCCCGCCGACGCGGCGCGCCGGGAGGCCCGCGAGGAACTCGGCGTCGACGTCGAGCTGGGCCCGTTCGTCGGCATGTACGTGGGCGACTACGAGTTCCAGGGCGAGCGCCTGCCGGTGCTGGACTGCTTCTTCCTGGCCACCCTGCCGGACGGGGCGCCGCTGCGACTGGACCCCGACGAGTCGTCGGAGGCCACCTGGCTCCCGCTGGCCGACCCGCCGCCGATGGCCTTCGCCACCATGGACCGCGCCCTGCGCGACGCCGCCACCCTCACCCGCTGA
- a CDS encoding helix-hairpin-helix domain-containing protein has product MTAAPSGAVPGAFMSARPSDDVRADPDVPSAEVPSSALPGRSAFDPGRRGLRALAAVAVLVVALAAYLAWQARPSVEPAPEPVPVPVADSGRPVAPSSPAMLVVAVTGRVRKSGLVRLPPGARVADAIEAAGGVLPDTDLSVVNLARKVTDGELIAIGVPGVVAADGPAAGAGPGSGPVNLNTATLAQLDALPGVGPVLAQRILDHRSRHGDFRSVGDLRQVEGIGESKFAQLKDLVTV; this is encoded by the coding sequence ATGACAGCTGCGCCCTCAGGTGCAGTACCGGGTGCCTTCATGTCGGCCAGGCCATCGGATGACGTCAGGGCGGATCCGGACGTGCCGTCGGCGGAGGTCCCATCCAGTGCGCTGCCGGGTCGGTCGGCGTTTGATCCTGGGCGGCGTGGGCTGCGGGCGCTGGCGGCGGTGGCTGTGCTGGTGGTGGCGCTCGCGGCGTACCTGGCTTGGCAGGCGCGGCCGTCGGTGGAGCCTGCGCCTGAACCGGTGCCGGTGCCCGTCGCCGACTCGGGTCGGCCGGTCGCGCCGTCCTCACCGGCGATGCTGGTCGTGGCGGTCACCGGACGGGTTCGCAAGTCGGGACTGGTCAGGCTGCCTCCGGGTGCTCGGGTCGCAGATGCCATCGAGGCGGCGGGCGGGGTGCTGCCCGACACCGATCTGTCCGTGGTGAATCTGGCCCGCAAGGTCACCGATGGTGAACTGATCGCGATCGGGGTGCCCGGTGTGGTCGCCGCGGATGGTCCGGCCGCCGGGGCGGGACCCGGTTCGGGACCGGTGAACCTGAACACCGCGACCCTCGCCCAGCTCGACGCGCTGCCTGGCGTCGGCCCGGTGCTGGCACAGCGCATCCTCGACCATCGGTCCCGGCACGGCGACTTCCGCAGCGTCGGCGACCTGCGGCAGGTGGAGGGCATCGGTGAGTCGAAGTTCGCACAGCTCAAGGACCTGGTCACCGTCTGA
- a CDS encoding DUF4240 domain-containing protein, with translation MDIERFWALIEQARTDVEGDIGEDGTGLAKALTARLSALSLPEIAAFATRFNTLRAAADRYDLWGAAHLIGGGCSDDAFVDFRSGLIAAGRRWYEAALADPDALAGHPSVVEAVEWDDDSAIFAELVGYAAADAFREVAGAELVLPEVAKAPTAGEDWDFEDDDQMRHRLPRLSALVLGWPANEGCRC, from the coding sequence GTGGACATCGAGCGGTTCTGGGCTCTGATCGAGCAGGCGCGTACGGACGTCGAGGGTGACATCGGCGAGGACGGCACCGGGCTGGCGAAGGCGCTGACCGCGCGGCTGTCGGCGCTGAGCCTGCCGGAGATCGCCGCCTTCGCGACGCGGTTCAACACGCTGCGTGCCGCCGCCGACCGCTACGACCTGTGGGGCGCGGCACACCTGATCGGCGGCGGATGCTCCGACGACGCGTTCGTCGACTTCCGCAGCGGGCTGATCGCGGCCGGCCGCAGGTGGTACGAGGCGGCGCTGGCCGACCCGGACGCGCTGGCCGGGCATCCGTCGGTGGTCGAGGCCGTGGAGTGGGACGACGACAGCGCGATCTTCGCCGAGCTGGTCGGCTACGCGGCCGCGGACGCGTTCCGTGAGGTCGCCGGGGCCGAGCTGGTGCTGCCCGAGGTGGCGAAGGCGCCGACCGCGGGCGAGGACTGGGACTTCGAGGACGACGACCAGATGCGGCACCGGCTGCCCCGGTTGAGCGCCCTGGTGCTGGGCTGGCCCGCCAACGAGGGCTGCCGCTGCTGA
- the rpsT gene encoding 30S ribosomal protein S20 encodes MANIKSQIKRNRQNEKARLRNKSVKSSLKTAVRKFHEATVAGDVENATALLRDASRKLDKAVSKGVIHKNQAANRKSSIAKKLASLSA; translated from the coding sequence GTGGCGAACATCAAGTCCCAGATCAAGCGCAACCGGCAGAACGAGAAGGCCCGGCTGCGCAACAAGTCGGTCAAGTCGTCGCTGAAGACCGCTGTCCGCAAGTTCCACGAGGCGACCGTCGCCGGTGACGTCGAGAACGCCACCGCGCTGCTGCGCGACGCCTCGCGCAAGCTGGACAAGGCCGTCAGCAAGGGCGTGATCCACAAGAACCAGGCGGCGAACCGCAAGTCGTCGATCGCCAAGAAGCTGGCTTCGCTCTCTGCCTGA
- a CDS encoding phytanoyl-CoA dioxygenase family protein, whose protein sequence is MTITSQEPATDYAPLTDAERKEFHENGYKHLPGVVSPEIVAELQAEADRLYAENKNTGHIDKTGSLHLLGAVSHSPAFARMLDYSPTFRWVWGLAGWNIYSQHNHLDVNPPYEEDETPRWEWHQDGWRQNSDAEYYAPYYGDVPRPMLSIKVAIVLSDISEPGRGQTLCIPGSHLNNHMYRPTDPAEIAKGPEGAVPWLAKPGDAFIFDRRLWHSRSRNRSDVTRKMLFMSYTYRWIRPVDDMPIDRESAWYAGLTPVQRQLIGEAFGNLKVQNMWGVGEGGWIDDTIPLRAELKERGLLDRNVPWLR, encoded by the coding sequence ATGACCATCACCTCTCAGGAGCCGGCGACGGACTACGCGCCGCTCACCGACGCCGAGCGCAAGGAATTCCACGAGAACGGGTACAAGCACCTCCCCGGTGTCGTCAGCCCCGAGATCGTGGCCGAGCTCCAGGCCGAGGCCGACCGCCTGTACGCCGAGAACAAGAACACCGGCCACATCGACAAGACCGGTTCGCTGCACCTGCTCGGCGCGGTCAGCCACAGCCCGGCCTTCGCCCGGATGCTCGACTACTCCCCGACCTTCCGCTGGGTCTGGGGTCTGGCCGGCTGGAACATCTACTCCCAGCACAACCACCTCGACGTCAACCCGCCGTACGAGGAGGACGAGACCCCTCGCTGGGAGTGGCACCAGGACGGCTGGCGGCAGAACTCCGACGCGGAGTACTACGCGCCGTACTACGGCGACGTCCCGCGGCCGATGCTGTCCATCAAGGTCGCCATCGTGCTCAGCGACATCTCGGAGCCGGGCCGGGGGCAGACCCTGTGCATCCCGGGCTCGCACCTGAACAACCACATGTACCGGCCGACGGACCCGGCGGAGATCGCCAAGGGCCCCGAGGGCGCCGTGCCGTGGCTGGCCAAGCCGGGTGACGCGTTCATCTTCGACCGCCGCCTGTGGCACTCGCGCTCGCGCAACCGCTCGGACGTGACGCGCAAGATGCTCTTCATGAGCTACACCTACCGCTGGATCCGCCCGGTCGACGACATGCCGATCGACCGCGAGTCCGCGTGGTACGCCGGCCTGACCCCCGTGCAGCGTCAGCTGATCGGCGAGGCGTTCGGCAACCTGAAGGTGCAGAACATGTGGGGCGTCGGCGAGGGCGGCTGGATCGACGACACGATCCCGCTGCGCGCCGAGCTCAAGGAGCGCGGTCTGCTGGACCGCAACGTTCCCTGGCTGCGCTGA
- the lepA gene encoding translation elongation factor 4, whose protein sequence is MPPLLGSNKPGDTDPAAIRNFCIIAHIDHGKSTLADRMLQITEVVDPRQMRAQYLDRMDIERERGITIKSQAVRLPWTVRDGDRAGEQVVLNMIDTPGHVDFTYEVSRSLAACEGAILLVDAAQGIEAQTLANLYLAMENNLTIIPVLNKIDLPAAQPEKYAEELAHLIGCEPEDCLRVSGKTGDGVSHLLDEIVRQLPAPTGGDAKAPARAMIFDSVYDVYRGVVTYIRVIDGRLDARDRIKMMSTGAVHELLEIGVISPEPIKSPSLSVGEVGYLITGVKDVRQSRVGDTVTLNSRPATQALGGYKDPKPMVYSGLYPLDGSDYPELREALDKLKLNDASLVYEPETSAALGFGFRCGFLGLLHLEIIQERLEREFGLDLIATAPNVVYRVVTDDGKEITVTNPSEYPHGKVAEVYEPVARATVLTPNDYVGAVMELCQGRRGVLQGMDYLSADRVELRYTLPLGEIIFDFFDQLKSRTKGYASLDYEPSGEQASELVKVDILLQGEPVDAFSAIVHKDKAYAYGTTIASKLQKLIPRQQFEVPIQAAIGSRVIARETIRAIRKDVLAKCYGGDISRKRKLLEKQKEGKKRMKMVGRVEVPQEAFIAALSTSEAPESGKKK, encoded by the coding sequence GTGCCTCCGCTGCTCGGATCTAACAAGCCCGGCGACACTGACCCGGCCGCCATCCGCAACTTCTGCATCATCGCCCACATCGACCACGGCAAGTCGACGCTGGCCGACCGCATGCTGCAGATCACCGAGGTGGTGGACCCGCGGCAGATGCGGGCGCAGTACCTCGACCGGATGGACATCGAGCGCGAGCGCGGCATCACCATCAAGAGCCAGGCGGTGCGCCTGCCGTGGACCGTGCGCGACGGCGACCGGGCCGGTGAGCAGGTCGTGCTCAACATGATCGACACCCCGGGGCACGTCGACTTCACCTACGAGGTGTCGCGCAGCCTGGCCGCCTGCGAAGGCGCGATCCTGCTGGTGGACGCGGCCCAGGGCATCGAGGCGCAGACGCTGGCCAACCTGTACCTGGCGATGGAGAACAACCTCACCATCATCCCGGTGCTCAACAAGATCGACCTGCCTGCGGCGCAGCCGGAGAAGTACGCCGAGGAGCTGGCGCACCTGATCGGCTGCGAGCCGGAGGACTGCCTGCGGGTGTCCGGCAAGACCGGTGACGGCGTGTCCCACCTGCTCGACGAGATCGTCCGGCAGCTGCCCGCGCCGACCGGCGGCGACGCCAAGGCCCCGGCCCGCGCCATGATCTTCGACTCGGTGTACGACGTCTACCGCGGCGTCGTCACCTACATCCGGGTCATCGACGGCCGCCTGGACGCCCGGGACCGGATCAAGATGATGTCCACCGGCGCGGTGCACGAGCTGCTGGAGATCGGCGTCATCTCCCCGGAGCCGATCAAGTCGCCGTCGCTCAGCGTCGGCGAGGTCGGTTACCTGATCACCGGTGTGAAGGACGTGCGGCAGTCCCGGGTCGGCGACACGGTCACCCTGAACTCCCGGCCGGCCACCCAGGCCCTCGGCGGCTACAAGGACCCCAAGCCGATGGTGTACTCCGGCCTCTACCCGCTGGACGGGTCGGACTACCCGGAGCTGCGCGAGGCGCTGGACAAGCTCAAGCTCAACGACGCTTCGCTGGTGTACGAGCCGGAGACGTCGGCGGCGCTGGGCTTCGGCTTCCGCTGCGGCTTCCTCGGCCTGCTGCACCTGGAGATCATCCAGGAGCGGCTGGAGCGCGAGTTCGGCCTCGACCTGATCGCGACCGCGCCGAACGTGGTCTACCGCGTGGTCACCGACGACGGCAAGGAGATCACGGTCACCAACCCGAGCGAGTACCCGCACGGCAAGGTCGCCGAGGTGTACGAGCCGGTGGCGCGCGCGACGGTGCTGACGCCCAACGACTACGTCGGCGCGGTGATGGAGCTGTGCCAGGGCCGGCGCGGTGTGCTGCAGGGCATGGACTACCTGTCCGCCGACCGCGTCGAGCTGCGCTACACGCTGCCGCTCGGCGAGATCATCTTCGACTTCTTCGACCAGCTGAAGTCGCGCACCAAGGGCTACGCCAGCCTGGACTACGAGCCCAGCGGCGAGCAGGCGTCCGAGCTGGTCAAGGTGGACATCCTGCTGCAGGGCGAGCCGGTCGACGCGTTCAGCGCGATCGTGCACAAGGACAAGGCGTACGCGTACGGCACCACCATCGCGTCGAAGCTGCAGAAGCTGATCCCGCGCCAGCAGTTCGAGGTGCCGATCCAGGCGGCTATCGGTTCCCGGGTCATCGCCCGCGAGACGATCCGCGCGATCCGCAAGGACGTGCTGGCCAAGTGCTACGGCGGTGACATCAGCCGCAAGCGCAAGCTGCTGGAGAAGCAGAAGGAAGGCAAGAAGCGCATGAAGATGGTCGGCCGGGTCGAGGTGCCCCAGGAGGCCTTCATCGCCGCGCTGTCCACCTCGGAGGCTCCCGAGAGCGGCAAGAAGAAGTGA